From the genome of Geminocystis herdmanii PCC 6308, one region includes:
- a CDS encoding type II toxin-antitoxin system HicB family antitoxin — translation MTRTLCFRHVSAFGDTPEEALDELYEAYEGMKECYLADGESMPPALSRVALV, via the coding sequence ATGACACGAACCCTATGTTTCCGCCATGTATCAGCTTTTGGTGATACCCCTGAAGAAGCCTTAGACGAATTATATGAAGCATACGAAGGGATGAAAGAATGTTATCTAGCTGATGGTGAGTCGATGCCTCCAGCACTTTCAAGAGTTGCTTTAGTTTAA
- a CDS encoding nucleotidyltransferase domain-containing protein, with product MLLINNQKIKVITERLKRDLKLIYHDRLSQLILFGSQARGDAQPDSDIDILVVLKGEVNPVEEINRNSYFISELCLEFDALINCFYLSELQLQEKNKPLIKNIRKEGIIL from the coding sequence ATGTTATTAATAAATAACCAAAAAATAAAAGTAATTACTGAACGTTTAAAAAGAGATTTAAAGTTAATTTATCACGATCGATTAAGTCAATTAATTTTATTTGGTTCACAGGCGAGGGGCGATGCTCAACCTGATTCAGATATTGATATATTAGTGGTATTAAAAGGAGAAGTTAACCCTGTCGAAGAAATTAACAGAAATAGTTATTTTATTAGTGAGTTATGTTTAGAATTTGATGCTTTAATTAATTGTTTTTATCTGTCTGAATTACAATTACAAGAAAAAAATAAACCTCTGATTAAAAATATAAGAAAAGAGGGTATTATTTTATGA
- a CDS encoding helix-turn-helix transcriptional regulator, translating to MNYYDFSLIFDFETEIDTEMYLDALYEAGCGDAIIGMGQKGSIVLDFMRESESAYQAVYSAIQQVKSVIPTAILMQVSPDLVGVLELSEILECSKQNIQKYVNKDKFPKPFFKGSQAIWHLDEVLEWFWVKNEEKVDFKLLEIAKLARNINLTLETKKANDTILKQAQELVAI from the coding sequence ATGAATTATTATGATTTTAGTTTAATTTTTGATTTCGAGACGGAAATAGATACGGAAATGTATTTAGACGCTTTATATGAAGCAGGGTGCGGAGATGCCATAATCGGTATGGGGCAAAAGGGTTCGATCGTACTAGATTTTATGAGAGAATCAGAATCAGCTTATCAAGCGGTTTATAGTGCGATTCAACAAGTAAAATCAGTGATTCCCACCGCAATTTTAATGCAAGTTTCTCCTGATTTAGTAGGTGTTCTAGAATTATCAGAGATATTGGAATGTAGCAAACAAAATATTCAAAAATACGTTAATAAAGATAAGTTTCCTAAACCATTTTTTAAAGGCTCTCAGGCTATTTGGCACTTAGATGAGGTGCTAGAATGGTTTTGGGTTAAAAATGAAGAAAAAGTTGATTTTAAGTTATTGGAAATAGCCAAATTAGCACGAAATATTAATCTCACCTTAGAAACAAAAAAAGCTAATGATACAATTTTAAAACAAGCTCAAGAATTAGTAGCCATTTAA
- a CDS encoding Hsp70 family protein, protein MSGRIAIDFGTSNTVIAVWDESTSEGKSFHLSDYSNYYQQGKERISIIPSLIHYSNDNRRWLGQQVRQRNLEKNDSTFRWVKRYIAHRSPIKRKINQKQISYQEAGKDFLSTLLIFATQELNIGNEEIAFTVPVEAFEDYENWLTEVAQTAGMPRFRLIDEASAAALGYGANIQAGDVYLIFDFGGGTLDIAVVLIEEENISASRRCRVLGKAGCSLGGATIDQWLYSEVLRQTGYQDSDEEILQLSGSILVECEQVKIRLSQQETADITILNPNTGAIIGAEFSRSLLEDILEENGAFTDIDRAIRRALNDARDRGYTEDNIKAVLTVGGSSQIPAIQRTLKRIFGKDKVMLSNPLDAVARGAAAFVAGVDFYDHIQHDYALRYFNSEKGDYDYRILVKRGTNYPTENIARLTIKASHDDQENLGLAIFELGQQYQSNSNNNIELVFDPNGSARLSALTPDKQEERSYFWMNEESPTFLSTNTSVKKGEKCFQVDFSIDGNKRLLITAKDLKTGKLTHKNYPVIKLS, encoded by the coding sequence ATGTCTGGAAGAATTGCGATCGATTTCGGCACATCAAATACAGTAATAGCAGTATGGGATGAAAGCACCTCCGAGGGAAAATCCTTTCACCTTTCTGACTATAGTAATTATTATCAACAAGGAAAAGAGCGAATTTCCATAATTCCTTCCCTTATCCACTACAGTAATGATAATCGCCGTTGGTTAGGGCAACAAGTCAGACAACGCAACCTCGAAAAAAATGATTCTACCTTCCGTTGGGTAAAACGCTATATCGCCCATCGTAGCCCCATTAAACGCAAAATCAATCAAAAACAAATATCCTATCAAGAAGCAGGAAAAGACTTTCTTTCTACCCTGTTAATCTTTGCTACCCAAGAATTGAATATCGGTAACGAAGAAATCGCCTTTACCGTGCCGGTGGAAGCCTTTGAAGATTACGAAAACTGGTTAACGGAAGTGGCACAAACCGCAGGAATGCCCCGTTTTCGCTTAATTGATGAAGCCTCTGCCGCCGCTTTGGGTTATGGTGCAAATATTCAAGCAGGGGATGTCTATTTAATCTTTGACTTTGGGGGAGGCACTTTAGATATAGCTGTAGTGTTAATTGAGGAGGAAAATATATCTGCTAGTCGCCGTTGTCGTGTTTTAGGGAAAGCAGGATGTAGTCTCGGTGGTGCAACGATCGATCAATGGTTGTATAGCGAAGTTTTGAGACAAACAGGCTATCAAGACAGTGACGAGGAGATATTGCAACTATCAGGCTCAATTTTAGTAGAATGTGAACAAGTAAAAATTCGTCTATCCCAACAGGAAACCGCCGATATAACCATCCTTAACCCCAACACAGGGGCGATTATTGGGGCGGAATTTAGCCGTAGTCTCCTAGAGGATATTTTAGAGGAAAATGGCGCATTTACGGACATCGATCGAGCCATTAGAAGGGCGTTAAACGATGCACGAGATAGGGGTTACACGGAAGACAACATCAAAGCGGTGTTAACCGTAGGGGGTAGTAGTCAAATTCCAGCGATTCAACGCACCCTCAAACGGATTTTTGGGAAAGATAAAGTCATGTTGTCTAATCCCCTCGATGCAGTGGCAAGGGGGGCGGCGGCTTTTGTGGCAGGGGTGGATTTTTATGATCATATTCAACACGATTACGCTCTAAGATATTTCAATAGTGAGAAGGGAGATTATGACTATCGTATTTTGGTGAAACGAGGCACAAATTACCCCACAGAAAACATTGCGCGTTTAACCATTAAAGCATCCCATGATGATCAAGAAAATTTAGGGTTAGCTATTTTCGAGTTAGGACAACAGTATCAGAGTAACAGTAATAATAATATTGAATTGGTGTTTGATCCCAACGGTTCAGCCCGTTTAAGTGCCTTGACTCCCGATAAGCAAGAGGAGAGGAGTTATTTTTGGATGAATGAAGAATCCCCGACTTTTTTAAGCACTAATACTTCTGTAAAAAAAGGAGAAAAATGTTTTCAAGTTGACTTTTCGATCGACGGGAATAAACGATTATTAATTACTGCGAAAGATTTAAAAACAGGTAAATTAACCCATAAAAATTACCCCGTTATTAAACTTAGCTAA